The proteins below come from a single Piscinibacter gummiphilus genomic window:
- a CDS encoding sigma-70 family RNA polymerase sigma factor, giving the protein MPTDAPGHDLPALLSRVALRDRAAFERLYGATCAHLLSVAFRILNNRDRAEEVLQEAFMNVWHSAASYNPVVATPMTWLINIVRNKAIDMLRAGRSERASTVPLDDDTLDAAQDELPQPQQLLATSLAKARIDTCMGTLTASQRQALALAYYRGMVHTEIATSLNAPLGTAKAWVRQGLDKLKECLEARGVSA; this is encoded by the coding sequence ATGCCCACCGACGCCCCCGGCCACGACCTGCCCGCGCTGCTCTCGCGCGTGGCGCTGCGCGACCGCGCCGCCTTCGAGCGTCTTTATGGGGCCACCTGTGCGCATCTGTTGAGCGTCGCGTTTCGTATCTTGAACAACCGAGACCGCGCCGAAGAGGTGCTGCAGGAAGCCTTCATGAACGTGTGGCACAGCGCCGCCAGCTACAACCCGGTCGTGGCCACGCCCATGACCTGGCTGATCAACATCGTGCGCAACAAGGCGATCGACATGCTGCGCGCCGGTCGCAGCGAGCGCGCGAGCACCGTGCCGCTCGACGACGACACGCTCGACGCCGCGCAAGACGAGCTCCCGCAACCGCAGCAGCTGCTCGCCACCAGCCTGGCCAAGGCGCGCATCGACACCTGCATGGGCACGCTCACCGCGTCGCAACGCCAGGCCCTGGCGCTCGCGTACTACCGCGGCATGGTGCACACCGAGATCGCCACCTCTCTGAATGCGCCGCTCGGCACCGCCAAGGCCTGGGTGCGCCAAGGGCTCGACAAGCTCAAGGAATGCCTTGAAGCGCGCGGGGTCTCGGCATGA
- a CDS encoding anti-sigma factor domain-containing protein gives MNYLQPPERLDKLAREYALGTLSGGARRRFEQVLRQSPQAERAVAGWQERYAVLAEGLPPMAPRPDVWHGLQQRLFPSPVKRKTGWWQLLGGALAGVMLCTVVLRLEPGLVGLEPRAEALPASYVGLLTDAAGTPSVLASSRRHGRQLTVKLLKPLAVPSGRVAQLWAYPQDGGAAFPVGVLPASGTATVALADTSEKLFFKVSRLAVSYENAPATAGQSPTGPLVLSGHCVKLW, from the coding sequence ATGAACTACCTGCAGCCACCCGAGCGCCTGGACAAGCTGGCGAGGGAATACGCGCTGGGCACGCTGAGCGGCGGCGCACGGCGGCGTTTCGAGCAGGTGCTGCGCCAGTCGCCGCAGGCCGAGCGCGCGGTGGCCGGTTGGCAGGAGCGTTATGCCGTGCTTGCCGAAGGCCTGCCACCGATGGCGCCGCGACCCGACGTGTGGCACGGACTGCAGCAGCGGCTCTTCCCGTCCCCGGTGAAGCGCAAGACCGGGTGGTGGCAACTTCTCGGCGGCGCCTTGGCGGGTGTGATGCTGTGCACCGTGGTGCTGCGCCTGGAACCAGGCCTGGTTGGCCTGGAGCCGCGCGCCGAAGCCCTGCCGGCGAGCTACGTGGGCCTGCTGACCGATGCGGCCGGCACGCCGTCGGTGCTCGCCAGCTCACGCCGCCACGGGCGCCAGTTGACCGTGAAGCTGCTGAAGCCGCTGGCCGTGCCGAGCGGCCGTGTCGCGCAGCTGTGGGCCTACCCGCAAGACGGCGGCGCCGCATTCCCGGTGGGCGTGTTGCCTGCCAGCGGCACCGCCACCGTCGCGCTGGCCGACACCTCGGAGAAGCTCTTCTTCAAGGTGTCGCGCCTGGCGGTGAGCTACGAGAACGCCCCCGCCACCGCCGGCCAGTCGCCCACCGGCCCGCTCGTGCTGAGCGGCCATTGCGTCAAGCTCTGGTAG